The genomic DNA ATGGCATTGGCCACCGACTACGATGGCACGCTGGCGCAAGACGGCTTGGTTGCCGCAAGCACGCTCTCGGCGCTGGAGAAGCTGAAGGAGTCCGGCCGCAAGCTCATCCTGGTCACCGGCCGCGAATTGCCCGACCTCAAGGAGGTTTTTCCAGAGATCGGCCTGTTCGACAAGGTGGTCGCGGAAAACGGCGCGCTAATCTACACCCCGGCCAGCGAGGAGGAGCGCACGATCTCGCCCTCCCCTTCCGCCAACCTCGTCGACAAACTGAAAAAGCGCGGCGTCAAGCCGCTCTCAGTCGGGCGCTCGATCGTCGCCACCTGGGAACCGCACCAGGCAACGGTGCTCGACGTCATCAAGAAGCTCGGCCTGGAGCTGGAGATCATCTTCAACAAGGGCGCAGTGATGATCCTGCCCAGCGGCATCAACAAGGCGACGGGACTGGCAGCCGCGCTCGCGGACCTCCGGCTTTCGCCACACAATGTGGTCGCAGTCGGCGATGCCGAGAACGACCACGCCTTCCTCAGGGCCTCGGGCTGCAGCGTTGCCGTCGCCAACGCATTGCCGGCGGTAAAGGAAACCGCAGATCTCGTCACGAAAGAGGCGCGCGGCAAGGGCGTCGAGGAACTGATTCGCAAGCTGACCCAGCGCGACCATCTGGTGGCGCGAAAGCGCTCGCGAGGTGTCCTGCTTGGCACTGCCCGCGGCAAGGAGGTCTATCTGTCGCCGGTCGACACGGTTCTGATTGCTGGAAGCTCCGGTATCGGTAAGTCCACATTGGCCACGGCGCTGACCGAACGGCTTATCGAAAAAGGGTTGCAGTTCTGCATCTTTGACCCGGAAGGCGACTATGGCGGGCTGCAGGGCGCGGTGCCCCTCGGCGATGCTTCGAGCGCGCCGAGCAAGGACCAACTACTGGAGCTGATCGACAGGCCGGGCACCAATGTCGTGGTCAACGGGCTGGCGCTGAAGGTCGACGAGCGGCCCGATTTCTTTGCCGAACTGTTGCCCGGGCTTGGGAGCGTCCGCTACCGCACGGCAAGGCCGCATTGGCTGATCATCGACGAGGCGCACCATCTCCTGCCCAAGAAGCGCGAAGACACGCGCGCGGTGCTTTCGCTCGAGCTACCCGGCACGGTGCTGATCACAGTGCATCCGGAAGCGATCTCGACGGGTGTCTT from Mesorhizobium sp. M1E.F.Ca.ET.045.02.1.1 includes the following:
- a CDS encoding HAD-IIB family hydrolase, which translates into the protein MYFMALATDYDGTLAQDGLVAASTLSALEKLKESGRKLILVTGRELPDLKEVFPEIGLFDKVVAENGALIYTPASEEERTISPSPSANLVDKLKKRGVKPLSVGRSIVATWEPHQATVLDVIKKLGLELEIIFNKGAVMILPSGINKATGLAAALADLRLSPHNVVAVGDAENDHAFLRASGCSVAVANALPAVKETADLVTKEARGKGVEELIRKLTQRDHLVARKRSRGVLLGTARGKEVYLSPVDTVLIAGSSGIGKSTLATALTERLIEKGLQFCIFDPEGDYGGLQGAVPLGDASSAPSKDQLLELIDRPGTNVVVNGLALKVDERPDFFAELLPGLGSVRYRTARPHWLIIDEAHHLLPKKREDTRAVLSLELPGTVLITVHPEAISTGVLRLVTAVIALGPKAKGVIKTFCKEIGLEAPKNIPTPKGDRVLLWRPQKGKKSFTVKAIEPDQSLKRHSRKYAEGELNEAGSFYFTGPKKAMNLRAHNLIIFARMAEGIDDKTWEYHLHAGDYSKWFRQQIRDKELARETAKAERDKRLSPEESRKLVLEAVRRRYTAPATAPEN